One Natator depressus isolate rNatDep1 chromosome 6, rNatDep2.hap1, whole genome shotgun sequence DNA window includes the following coding sequences:
- the LOC141988555 gene encoding uncharacterized protein LOC141988555 isoform X1: MAAAGPAQQLQVAFEDVALYFTREEWELLSKQEKQLYRDQMLRNNQALVSLGYSGSTPDLIHRIELGEAELWIQDVEDSKESSGSESPSSAGHGIPGGTRAWAECGESMAGTQDPTSHRGIHAQDSVHPWGKLSQRPDLATHQRLSISQRPDRRINCGKRFSNPSALTQHQRWHIGERPHHCSDCGKVFAHSSSLRRHQRTHTGERPHRCAHCRKGFVEISHLRVHQRRHSGERPHCCADCGKGFACSSSLSRHQRTHTGERPHRCADCGKGFVQSSSLRRHQRTHTGERPHHCVDCGKGFARSSILKRHQLTHTGERPHRCADCGKVFAHSSILKRHQLTHTGERPHHCADCGKGFVQISNLRVHQRTHTGERPHRCAECGKGFVQISHLRVHQHTHAVEGPHCCADCGKRFARLANLIRHQITHSSAPLPMPQPKGLLAASGPGTAPAGVNQGVVLFP; encoded by the exons atggctgcagcggggccggcgcag CAGCTCCAGGTGGCGTTTGAGGACGTCGCTCTGTATTTCACCCGGGAGGAGTGGGAGCTCTTATCCAAGCAAGAGAAGCAGCTGTACCGGGACCAGATGCTGAGGAATAACCAGGCCCTCGTTTCCCTGG GCTATTCAGGTTCCACACCGGACTTAATCCACCGGATTGAGCTAGGGGAGGCAGAGCTCTGGATTCAGGATGTCGAGGACTCTAAAGAAAGCTCGGGATCTGAGAGCCCCTCCTCAG cagggcACGGGATCCCGGGAGGAACGAGGGCATGGGCTGAATGTGGGGAGAGCATGGCAGGAACACAGGATCCCACATCACACAGGGGGATCCATGCACAGGACTCAGTCCATCCCTGGGGTAAACTCAGCCAGAGACCGGATCTGGCTACACACCAGAGACTCTCCATCAGCCAGCGTCCTGACCGCCGCATCAATTGCGGCAAGAGGTTCAGCAACCCGTCCGCGCTGACCCAGCACCAGCGCTGGCATATCGGGGAGCGGCCGCACCACTGCTCTGACTGCGGCAAGGTCTTTGCACACAGCTCAAgcctgagaagacaccagcgcacgcacaccggcgAGCGGCCGCACCGCTGTGCTCACTGCAGGAAGGGCTTTGTAGAGATTTCACACCTGAGAGTCCATCAGCGCAGACACAGCGGGGAGCGGCCGCACTGCTGTGCTGACTGTGGCAAGGGGTTTGCATGTAGCTCAAGCCTCAGcagacaccagcgcacgcacaccggggagcggccgcaccgctgtgctgactgcggcaAGGGCTTTGTACAGAGCTCAAgcctgagaagacaccagcgcacgcacactggggagcggccgcACCACTGTGTTGACTGTGGCAAGGGCTTTGCACGCAGCTCAATCCTGAAAAGACACCAGCTCacacacaccggggagcggccgcaccgctgtgctgactgcggcaAGGTCTTTGCACACAGCTCAATCCTGAAAAGACACCAGCTCacacacaccggggagcggccgcaCCACTGTGCTGACTGCGGCAAGGGCTTTGTACAGATTTCAAACCTGAGAGTCCATCAGCGTACGCACACCGGCGAGCGGCCACATCGCTGTGCTGAGTGTGGCAAAGGCTTTGTACAGATTTCACACCTGAGAGTCCATCAACACACGCACGCCGTGGAGGGGCCGCACTGCTGTGCTGACTGTGGCAAGCGCTTTGCTAGGTTGGCCAATCTCATCCGGCACCAAATCACAcacagcagtgcccctctgccaatGCCACAGCCGAAGGGGCTTCTGGCAGCCAGTGGGCCTGGCACAGCGCCAGCAGGTGTGAACCAGGGAGTGGTCCTGTTCCCATGA
- the LOC141988555 gene encoding uncharacterized protein LOC141988555 isoform X2, which yields MAAAGPAQLQVAFEDVALYFTREEWELLSKQEKQLYRDQMLRNNQALVSLGYSGSTPDLIHRIELGEAELWIQDVEDSKESSGSESPSSAGHGIPGGTRAWAECGESMAGTQDPTSHRGIHAQDSVHPWGKLSQRPDLATHQRLSISQRPDRRINCGKRFSNPSALTQHQRWHIGERPHHCSDCGKVFAHSSSLRRHQRTHTGERPHRCAHCRKGFVEISHLRVHQRRHSGERPHCCADCGKGFACSSSLSRHQRTHTGERPHRCADCGKGFVQSSSLRRHQRTHTGERPHHCVDCGKGFARSSILKRHQLTHTGERPHRCADCGKVFAHSSILKRHQLTHTGERPHHCADCGKGFVQISNLRVHQRTHTGERPHRCAECGKGFVQISHLRVHQHTHAVEGPHCCADCGKRFARLANLIRHQITHSSAPLPMPQPKGLLAASGPGTAPAGVNQGVVLFP from the exons atggctgcagcggggccggcgcag CTCCAGGTGGCGTTTGAGGACGTCGCTCTGTATTTCACCCGGGAGGAGTGGGAGCTCTTATCCAAGCAAGAGAAGCAGCTGTACCGGGACCAGATGCTGAGGAATAACCAGGCCCTCGTTTCCCTGG GCTATTCAGGTTCCACACCGGACTTAATCCACCGGATTGAGCTAGGGGAGGCAGAGCTCTGGATTCAGGATGTCGAGGACTCTAAAGAAAGCTCGGGATCTGAGAGCCCCTCCTCAG cagggcACGGGATCCCGGGAGGAACGAGGGCATGGGCTGAATGTGGGGAGAGCATGGCAGGAACACAGGATCCCACATCACACAGGGGGATCCATGCACAGGACTCAGTCCATCCCTGGGGTAAACTCAGCCAGAGACCGGATCTGGCTACACACCAGAGACTCTCCATCAGCCAGCGTCCTGACCGCCGCATCAATTGCGGCAAGAGGTTCAGCAACCCGTCCGCGCTGACCCAGCACCAGCGCTGGCATATCGGGGAGCGGCCGCACCACTGCTCTGACTGCGGCAAGGTCTTTGCACACAGCTCAAgcctgagaagacaccagcgcacgcacaccggcgAGCGGCCGCACCGCTGTGCTCACTGCAGGAAGGGCTTTGTAGAGATTTCACACCTGAGAGTCCATCAGCGCAGACACAGCGGGGAGCGGCCGCACTGCTGTGCTGACTGTGGCAAGGGGTTTGCATGTAGCTCAAGCCTCAGcagacaccagcgcacgcacaccggggagcggccgcaccgctgtgctgactgcggcaAGGGCTTTGTACAGAGCTCAAgcctgagaagacaccagcgcacgcacactggggagcggccgcACCACTGTGTTGACTGTGGCAAGGGCTTTGCACGCAGCTCAATCCTGAAAAGACACCAGCTCacacacaccggggagcggccgcaccgctgtgctgactgcggcaAGGTCTTTGCACACAGCTCAATCCTGAAAAGACACCAGCTCacacacaccggggagcggccgcaCCACTGTGCTGACTGCGGCAAGGGCTTTGTACAGATTTCAAACCTGAGAGTCCATCAGCGTACGCACACCGGCGAGCGGCCACATCGCTGTGCTGAGTGTGGCAAAGGCTTTGTACAGATTTCACACCTGAGAGTCCATCAACACACGCACGCCGTGGAGGGGCCGCACTGCTGTGCTGACTGTGGCAAGCGCTTTGCTAGGTTGGCCAATCTCATCCGGCACCAAATCACAcacagcagtgcccctctgccaatGCCACAGCCGAAGGGGCTTCTGGCAGCCAGTGGGCCTGGCACAGCGCCAGCAGGTGTGAACCAGGGAGTGGTCCTGTTCCCATGA